In the Oryza glaberrima chromosome 6, OglaRS2, whole genome shotgun sequence genome, one interval contains:
- the LOC127777756 gene encoding UDP-glycosyltransferase 73B5-like: protein MAASANHAANGGAGNGELPYAGRDHVIIFPFMAKGHTLPLLHFATELSVHHRSLRVTLVTTPANLAFARRRLPGSVHLVVLPFPSLQPPLLPAGVESTDALPSMSLYPAFLRATALLREPFAEFMASLSSSPPLVVVSDFFLGFTHGVAADAGVRRVVFHGMSCFSMAICKLLPVSPPAGVEHGAGGGSPFHVSGMPENVMITAEDIPYSVAKFTDMDDPVTRFLIDNVFQSDVRSWGILVNSFAALDGDYVAPVEAFYEQGARAWLVGPLLPAAGETPERDEENDDPEGCLAWLDERAARPGSVVYVSFGTQAHVADEQLDELARGLVQSGHPFLWAVRSNTWSPPVDVGPDQGRIVRGWVPQRGVLAHESVGGFVSHCGWNSALESLAAGKPVLAWPMIAEQHLNARHIVDIVGTGVRVDSGGGAAVVGRAEVEEKIRMLMDAGGEAAQRMRARAAWARRAAMSAVSDGGTSRVALQKLVGELQRSYDDVVIKVG, encoded by the coding sequence ATGGCCGCCTCAGCCAACCACGCCGcgaacggcggcgccggcaacggTGAGCTACCTTACGCTGGCCGCGACCACGTCATCATCTTCCCGTTCATGGCGAAAGGCCACACGCTCCCTCTGCTCCACTTCGCCACGGAGCTCTCGGTCCACCACAGAAGCCTCCGCGTCACCCTGGTCACCACCCCGGCGAACCTCGccttcgcccgccgccgcctgccggggTCGGTGCACCTCGTCGTGCTCCCGTTCCCGTCGCtgcagccgccgctgctgccggccgGCGTCGAGTCGACGGACGCGCTCCCTTCCATGTCCCTCTACCCGGCGTTCCTGCGTGCCACGGCGCTGCTGCGCGAGCCCTTCGCGGAGTTCATGGCGTCGCtgtcctcctccccgccgctcgTGGTCGTCTCCGACTTCTTCCTCGGGTTCACGCACGGCGTCGCGGCCGACGCCGGCGTCCGCCGCGTCGTGTTCCACGGCATGTCCTGCTTCTCCATGGCCATCTGCAAGTTGCTCCCCGTGAGCCCGCCGGCCGGCGTcgagcacggcgccggcggtggatcCCCTTTTCACGTGTCCGGCATGCCGGAAAATGTTATGATCACGGCGGAGGACATCCCATATTCCGTTGCAAAGTTCACCGACATGGACGACCCGGTGACCCGGTTCTTGATTGACAACGTCTTCCAGTCAGACGTCCGCAGCTGGGGCATCCTCGTCAACAGCTTCGCCGCGCTTGACGGTGACTACGTGGCTCCAGTAGAGGCGTTCTACGAGCAGGGAGCCCGCGCCTGGCTGGTGGGGCCgcttctccccgccgccggcgagacgcCGGAGCGGGACGAGGAGAACGACGACCCCGAGGGCTGCCTCGCGTGGCTCGACGAGAGGGCAGCGCGGCCGGGGTCGGTGGTGTACGTGTCGTTCGGCACGCAGGCGCacgtcgccgacgagcagcTCGACGAGCTGGCGCGCGGGCTGGTGCAATCCGGCCACCCCTTCCTGTGGGCGGTGCGGTCGAACacgtggtcgccgccggtggacgTGGGGCCCGACCAGGGGCGCATCGTCAGGGGGTGGGTCCCGCAGCGCGGCGTCCTGGCCCACGAGTCAGTGGGCGGGTTCGTGAgccactgcgggtggaactcggcGCTGGAGAGCCTCGCCGCCGGGAAGCCCGTGCTGGCGTGGCCGATGATCGCCGAGCAGCATCTGAACGCGAGGCACATCGTGGACATCGTCGGCACCGGGGTCAGGGtggactccggcggcggcgcggccgtcgtTGGGAgagcggaggtggaggagaagatcAGGATGCTGATGGACgccggcggagaggcggcgcaGAGGATGCGGGCGCGGGCCGCGTGGGCCCGGcgggcggcgatgtcggcggtGAGCGACGGCGGCACGTCGCGCGTAGCGCTGCAGAAGCTGGTCGGAGAGCTGCAGAGAAGCTACGACGATGTCGTCATCAAAGTTGGGTGA